From one Chlamydiifrater phoenicopteri genomic stretch:
- the gatA gene encoding Asp-tRNA(Asn)/Glu-tRNA(Gln) amidotransferase subunit GatA: MYKKTAIELKESFLQKEVSAVEIVEYFFDRVYRFDDQVQAFLHLCKDRALKKAAELDEKRAQGALLGKMAGIPVGVKDNIHIKGLPTTCASKMLEGYQAPFSATVIGALEKEDAIILGKLNMDEFAMGSSTAYSAFHPTKNPWDLDRVPGGSSGGSAAAVSARLCPIALGSDTGGSIRQPASFCGVVGFNPSYGTVSRYGLVAFASSLDRIGPLGNTVEDVALAMDVIAGRDEKDATSRDVFADGKSFSESIKRIEVPNLIGVPTSFLKDLSEDSKENFYAALEVFTKEGARVVEVDLDMLRHAVSVYYVVASAEAATNLARFDGVRYGHRCKEAKTLKDMLERSREEGFGQEVTRRILLGNYVLSSSKRKEYYGKAEALREGICRAFRKAFEVCDFIATPVCTGPAFKSGAVLDPVSLYLQDIYTVAVNLAYLPAISVPSGFSSQEKLPLGLQLIGAVGSDKELCQAAYTFQELSKLKNCCPEPFAVA; the protein is encoded by the coding sequence ATGTACAAAAAGACTGCTATCGAATTGAAAGAAAGTTTTTTGCAAAAAGAAGTTTCTGCTGTTGAAATTGTGGAATACTTTTTTGATAGGGTCTATCGATTTGATGATCAGGTACAGGCTTTTTTACATTTGTGCAAAGATAGGGCTTTGAAAAAAGCCGCAGAGCTTGATGAAAAGAGAGCTCAAGGAGCGCTTTTGGGGAAGATGGCGGGGATTCCGGTAGGAGTTAAGGATAATATTCATATCAAAGGACTTCCTACGACTTGTGCCTCAAAAATGTTGGAAGGATACCAAGCTCCATTCTCTGCTACAGTTATCGGGGCTTTGGAAAAAGAAGATGCTATCATTCTGGGTAAATTGAATATGGATGAGTTTGCTATGGGGTCTTCCACGGCTTATTCAGCGTTTCATCCAACTAAAAATCCTTGGGACTTAGATCGAGTTCCTGGAGGATCTTCTGGAGGATCCGCAGCTGCTGTTTCTGCAAGGCTTTGCCCTATAGCTTTGGGATCAGATACTGGAGGGTCTATCCGACAGCCGGCCTCTTTTTGTGGTGTCGTGGGTTTTAATCCTTCTTACGGAACGGTATCTCGGTATGGACTAGTAGCTTTTGCCTCCTCTTTAGACAGAATAGGGCCTTTGGGGAACACTGTTGAAGATGTTGCTTTGGCTATGGATGTTATTGCGGGAAGGGACGAAAAAGACGCCACTTCCAGGGATGTTTTTGCTGATGGCAAGTCTTTCTCAGAATCGATTAAGCGGATAGAAGTTCCTAATTTGATAGGAGTGCCAACATCCTTCCTTAAGGATTTGTCTGAAGATTCTAAAGAAAACTTTTATGCAGCTCTAGAGGTCTTTACTAAAGAAGGCGCTCGTGTTGTAGAAGTGGATTTGGATATGTTGCGGCATGCTGTTTCTGTCTATTACGTAGTAGCTTCTGCCGAAGCTGCTACTAACCTAGCTCGTTTTGACGGTGTGCGTTATGGCCATCGTTGTAAGGAAGCAAAGACATTGAAAGATATGCTGGAACGCTCTAGAGAAGAAGGTTTTGGTCAAGAAGTTACTCGGAGAATTCTTCTAGGGAATTATGTTTTATCTTCCTCTAAGAGAAAAGAGTACTACGGTAAAGCAGAGGCCCTGAGGGAAGGGATTTGCAGAGCTTTTCGTAAGGCTTTTGAAGTCTGTGATTTTATTGCTACTCCTGTATGTACGGGGCCAGCCTTCAAGAGTGGAGCAGTTTTAGATCCTGTATCTTTATACTTACAAGATATCTATACTGTGGCCGTCAATCTGGCCTATTTACCAGCAATATCGGTTCCTTCTGGTTTTTCTTCTCAGGAAAAGTTGCCACTGGGGCTACAGTTAATAGGAGCTGTGGGGTCGGATAAAGAGTTATGCCAGGCTGCTTATACTTTTCAAGAGCTATCAAAATTAAAAAACTGTTGCCCTGAGCCTTTTGCTGTCGCTTAG
- a CDS encoding Asp-tRNA(Asn)/Glu-tRNA(Gln) amidotransferase subunit GatC — protein sequence MSNKTLSEQDIRDIAKGASLHLKDEDIGNFVESLNKVVALMEDALQVDTSDIAGFIGGVSVGPEDLREDIVKDENFGEGFFENVPENVGSLVKVPSILK from the coding sequence ATGAGCAATAAGACTTTAAGCGAGCAAGATATTCGAGATATAGCAAAAGGCGCGTCTTTACATCTGAAAGATGAGGATATAGGTAATTTTGTAGAATCTCTTAATAAAGTGGTGGCTCTTATGGAGGACGCTCTACAAGTGGACACTAGTGATATAGCGGGTTTTATTGGAGGCGTTTCTGTAGGTCCCGAAGATTTGAGAGAAGACATTGTTAAAGACGAGAACTTTGGTGAAGGGTTTTTCGAAAATGTTCCAGAAAATGTGGGCAGTTTAGTGAAGGTGCCTTCAATACTCAAATAG
- the gatB gene encoding Asp-tRNA(Asn)/Glu-tRNA(Gln) amidotransferase subunit GatB: MDKEYDNWESVIGLEVHVELNTASKLFSSARNRFGDEPNTNISPVCTGLPGTLPVLNKAAVEKAVLFGCAVQGQISMESRFDRKSYFYPDSPRNFQITQFDYPIVRGGVVRALVGGEEKVFELAETHLEDDAGTLKHFGNFAGVDYNRAGVPLIEIVSKPCIFSGEEAVAYATALVSLIDYLGVSDCNMEEGSVRFDVNISVRPRGSSELRNKVEIKNMNSFAFMAQALEAEKRRQVSAYLSQPGEDPKKVVLQSTYRWDPEKKETVLMRSKETAADYKYFPEPDLPILKLTEAFVENIRNTLPELPYDKYLRYLSDYSLAEETAGIIVNDKKVAAFFEQAVSGCKNPRALSNWITVEFAGRYKNTSSSLVESGITPQSVMDLVNKIEEGILTGKIAKEIADMMVASPEKSPEDLVKENPSLLPMTDESAIKEIVVKVVRDNPESVQDYKNGKTKALGFLVGKIMKETQGKAPPAKVNELLLAEIGQ; this comes from the coding sequence ATGGACAAAGAGTACGATAATTGGGAATCTGTAATTGGATTGGAAGTGCATGTAGAGTTGAACACGGCGTCAAAGCTTTTTAGTTCAGCAAGAAACCGTTTCGGAGATGAGCCGAACACAAATATTTCTCCTGTGTGTACAGGCCTTCCAGGCACCCTACCTGTATTAAATAAAGCTGCTGTAGAGAAAGCTGTACTTTTTGGTTGCGCTGTCCAAGGACAGATATCGATGGAAAGTCGGTTTGATCGGAAATCCTATTTCTATCCAGACTCTCCTAGAAATTTTCAAATCACTCAGTTTGACTACCCTATCGTTAGAGGTGGTGTTGTTCGTGCTTTAGTGGGTGGAGAAGAAAAGGTTTTTGAGTTGGCAGAAACTCATTTGGAGGACGATGCTGGGACTCTCAAACATTTTGGGAACTTTGCTGGAGTAGACTATAACCGGGCAGGAGTGCCTCTTATAGAAATAGTCTCTAAACCCTGTATTTTCTCAGGAGAGGAGGCTGTTGCTTATGCAACAGCCCTAGTATCTCTGATAGATTACTTGGGAGTTTCTGATTGTAACATGGAAGAAGGTTCCGTACGTTTTGATGTGAATATCTCCGTTAGGCCGAGGGGAAGTAGCGAGCTACGAAACAAAGTAGAAATTAAAAACATGAACTCTTTTGCTTTTATGGCTCAGGCTTTAGAAGCTGAGAAGCGTCGGCAAGTTTCAGCCTATCTTTCGCAGCCGGGAGAAGATCCAAAAAAAGTTGTTTTACAGTCAACGTATCGCTGGGATCCGGAAAAAAAAGAGACAGTCTTGATGCGCTCCAAAGAAACAGCTGCGGATTACAAGTATTTCCCAGAGCCAGACTTACCTATTTTAAAGCTAACGGAAGCTTTTGTTGAAAATATTCGTAATACTTTACCAGAGCTGCCCTACGATAAATATCTAAGGTATTTATCTGACTACAGCTTAGCAGAAGAGACTGCAGGAATTATTGTAAATGATAAGAAGGTAGCGGCCTTCTTTGAGCAGGCGGTTTCCGGTTGTAAAAACCCTCGAGCCTTATCCAATTGGATAACGGTAGAATTTGCTGGCAGGTACAAAAATACGAGTAGTTCTCTAGTAGAATCTGGTATAACCCCTCAATCGGTCATGGACCTTGTCAACAAGATAGAGGAAGGTATTCTTACAGGTAAGATTGCCAAAGAAATAGCAGATATGATGGTTGCTTCTCCGGAAAAGAGTCCCGAAGATCTTGTCAAAGAAAATCCTTCTCTTCTCCCTATGACGGATGAATCTGCTATCAAAGAGATAGTAGTTAAGGTGGTTAGAGATAATCCAGAGTCTGTTCAAGATTATAAGAATGGTAAAACCAAAGCCTTAGGATTTCTTGTGGGAAAAATTATGAAGGAAACTCAAGGGAAGGCGCCTCCAGCTAAGGTTAATGAGTTACTTCTAGCCGAGATAGGTCAGTAG
- a CDS encoding polymorphic outer membrane protein middle domain-containing protein: MRLPFSRMLFSATLAAYLSAFASDSVTSTDESTEDPSLKTISPAEKTSMQAEVLEASQEATSPTTIPLSQSKFGGENPEKFPFETTKNSAGTIYSLTQGIRLSDFNGNLLATPVPVFTNEQGDLTFEGNGFSFLFSNNMGPTPGLAVKNPYTKPASENEAVAAVPAVEDAASPSSPKTIFSGFSSLGFTNNQINLTSELPAGGGEEEEEGAAAAAADSTKKEEPASIIYVDDLSLQGNGNILFKENISPGSGGAVSVKTKLNVSANTGTVSFEGNVSTGITPTPAPAPTSAPAPAPASASAPASASASEPAVLEAGSSPNSMQEGNGGALAFGITTPSTEEQQSLAEAKNSSSAVFSSNLSTINFSQNTAHGKGGAIYVGAGALSFENNLGPITFIGNRASSGGAIYTQDSLTFSGNKDVVFSGNIASSSESTEGNGGAICFKEADEASAAAQQFSETGIAAAKSVSFTKNGSIVFQRNIASGKGGAISAKNLFFTENGPIFFLNNTASQGGAISIDQGTLTLSADNGNIIFYGNTAKNSTESSPAAQQNLQAEQNPSPKYCRNALHLGNGSTFNLRALAGNAVYFYDPVIVKSTVATEPLMESTGSSMTTLVINGDDFSSQTFSLETKASPDIQAFTPKSSLKKTTLYYQANSQEKGSEEPAALSASPEIANLSEQAPLAPDYSGTIIFSGRGLSEEEKKNEHNLTSTIEQNVILKKGTLVLESGAILKVNKFTQENGSSLVMDLTSKLIASGEASSINIQQLSINLDGLTETSSGATIKIEADTQRTKNGGGGSSSITLPEKITILDPKGILYENHALSQNKDFTILNLGEGVTPQPSNPEGFEGATSSPYGYQGTWSFSNSNNQALLLDESQTGAIKAKWTYTGYKPSPERSPYLAASSLWDAHLDSRAVRRAITASSSAGRFDVVDDSFGHRTWASGLGVFFHQDSRGDQRNFRHLAGGYAAGLSVKAMNGSIVTLGWGQLSGKSKDYLVSDNKELASVAAMNIQNRIYLSNRSQPVLSITGSYGRTDNRLLTQLPNLGELRGSWRNMSLGASAEIKDFAVLSSKYLMFSPFLKTDATYVRGGSTTESGTEGRKYVLDPLYNVSVIPGITALRRTKYMEEDEEVSELDVSLAYVADIYRENPSCMTTLLINKETWTVDVSNLSKHAFLVQADSKTRLSPRWWVMANYAFELRSSSRSHNVYAGSKISF, encoded by the coding sequence ATGAGACTGCCTTTCAGTAGGATGTTGTTTTCGGCTACCCTAGCCGCATACTTAAGTGCTTTCGCTAGCGACTCTGTTACAAGCACTGATGAATCGACCGAAGATCCATCATTAAAAACAATATCTCCCGCAGAAAAAACTTCTATGCAAGCCGAAGTTTTAGAGGCTTCTCAAGAAGCAACTTCTCCAACCACTATTCCTCTTTCTCAAAGCAAATTTGGAGGAGAGAACCCCGAAAAATTCCCTTTCGAGACAACCAAAAATTCTGCAGGAACCATTTACTCCCTAACACAAGGCATACGTTTATCCGACTTCAACGGGAACCTTCTAGCAACACCTGTCCCCGTATTCACGAATGAGCAAGGAGATTTAACCTTTGAAGGAAACGGTTTTTCCTTCCTGTTCTCTAATAATATGGGCCCTACACCAGGGTTAGCGGTTAAAAACCCTTATACAAAACCAGCCAGTGAAAACGAAGCTGTTGCTGCAGTGCCAGCGGTTGAAGACGCTGCATCTCCCTCTTCTCCAAAAACTATTTTTTCTGGTTTCTCTTCCTTAGGATTTACCAACAACCAAATCAATCTAACAAGTGAACTGCCTGCAGGAGGAGGAGAAGAAGAAGAAGAAGGGGCAGCAGCGGCGGCAGCAGACTCCACGAAAAAAGAAGAGCCAGCCTCCATCATTTACGTTGATGATCTTTCCCTCCAAGGAAATGGAAACATTCTCTTTAAAGAAAATATTTCTCCAGGAAGCGGCGGAGCAGTCTCCGTTAAAACCAAGCTTAACGTTTCAGCAAATACTGGAACAGTTTCCTTTGAAGGCAATGTTTCTACGGGAATAACTCCAACACCTGCGCCTGCGCCTACATCTGCGCCTGCACCAGCACCGGCATCGGCATCTGCGCCTGCATCGGCATCGGCATCGGAACCCGCAGTCCTAGAGGCTGGTTCATCTCCTAATTCCATGCAAGAAGGGAATGGAGGAGCTTTGGCTTTCGGAATTACTACTCCGTCGACTGAGGAACAACAAAGTCTAGCTGAAGCAAAGAATAGTTCTTCAGCAGTGTTTAGTTCCAATCTCTCTACTATAAACTTTTCTCAGAACACAGCTCATGGCAAAGGTGGGGCCATCTACGTAGGAGCTGGAGCTCTTTCTTTTGAAAACAACTTAGGGCCCATTACATTCATTGGAAATAGAGCATCTAGTGGCGGGGCTATTTATACTCAAGACTCTCTAACATTTTCTGGAAATAAGGATGTTGTCTTTTCTGGAAATATCGCTTCCTCCTCAGAGTCAACAGAAGGAAACGGAGGAGCTATTTGTTTTAAGGAGGCTGATGAAGCCTCTGCCGCTGCTCAACAATTTAGCGAAACAGGAATTGCTGCTGCTAAATCCGTTTCCTTCACGAAAAATGGATCTATTGTTTTCCAAAGGAATATAGCATCTGGAAAGGGTGGTGCTATCTCTGCGAAAAATCTATTCTTTACCGAGAACGGCCCTATCTTCTTCCTTAACAATACTGCCAGCCAAGGTGGCGCTATCTCCATTGATCAAGGAACTCTGACTCTTTCAGCAGATAACGGAAATATTATCTTTTACGGAAACACGGCAAAAAACTCTACTGAAAGCTCTCCTGCTGCACAGCAAAATCTACAAGCGGAGCAGAATCCATCTCCAAAATATTGCAGAAATGCTCTACACCTTGGAAATGGCTCTACCTTTAACCTAAGAGCTTTAGCCGGAAATGCTGTTTATTTTTACGATCCTGTGATTGTCAAATCTACGGTAGCGACCGAACCCCTCATGGAATCAACCGGCAGCTCAATGACGACTTTAGTCATTAACGGGGACGATTTTTCCTCTCAAACATTCTCTTTAGAAACAAAAGCCTCTCCTGACATACAAGCATTTACCCCAAAAAGTTCTCTTAAAAAAACCACTCTCTACTACCAGGCAAACTCTCAAGAAAAAGGATCGGAAGAGCCTGCTGCTCTATCTGCTTCCCCAGAAATAGCGAATCTCTCTGAACAAGCTCCTCTAGCACCAGATTACTCTGGAACTATCATATTTTCTGGTAGAGGGCTATCTGAAGAAGAGAAAAAAAACGAACATAACCTAACCTCTACTATCGAACAAAACGTAATCTTAAAAAAGGGAACGCTAGTTCTGGAATCAGGAGCTATTCTTAAAGTAAACAAATTTACTCAAGAGAATGGCAGCAGTCTTGTTATGGATTTGACCAGCAAATTAATTGCTTCAGGAGAAGCTTCCTCAATAAATATACAACAACTTTCCATAAATCTTGATGGACTAACAGAGACTAGTTCAGGAGCAACAATAAAAATAGAAGCAGACACTCAAAGAACAAAAAATGGTGGCGGTGGCAGTTCTTCCATAACTCTCCCAGAAAAGATCACCATCCTAGACCCCAAGGGAATCCTCTACGAAAATCATGCCCTAAGTCAAAATAAAGACTTCACTATCTTGAACTTAGGAGAAGGCGTAACCCCTCAACCCTCTAATCCTGAAGGGTTTGAAGGAGCCACCTCCTCCCCCTACGGATACCAGGGGACTTGGTCCTTCTCTAATTCAAACAATCAAGCTCTTCTTCTAGATGAATCTCAAACAGGAGCTATTAAAGCCAAATGGACATACACAGGATACAAACCAAGTCCAGAAAGGAGTCCTTACCTAGCCGCATCCAGCTTATGGGATGCTCACCTAGATTCCAGGGCTGTTCGAAGAGCTATAACGGCAAGCTCCAGCGCTGGACGCTTTGACGTAGTAGACGATAGCTTCGGTCATCGCACGTGGGCATCAGGACTAGGAGTCTTCTTCCACCAAGATTCAAGAGGAGATCAAAGAAATTTCCGTCATTTAGCTGGTGGTTATGCTGCAGGATTAAGCGTAAAAGCGATGAACGGATCTATAGTAACCTTGGGGTGGGGGCAACTTTCGGGAAAATCTAAAGATTACTTAGTTTCTGACAATAAGGAACTGGCTTCCGTGGCTGCGATGAACATTCAAAATCGCATATACCTATCCAACCGCTCACAGCCTGTATTATCCATCACAGGAAGTTATGGAAGAACAGACAACCGTCTTTTAACTCAGCTTCCAAACCTAGGAGAGCTTAGAGGAAGCTGGAGAAATATGTCTTTGGGAGCTTCTGCAGAGATTAAAGACTTTGCTGTCCTCTCATCAAAATACCTAATGTTCTCTCCATTTTTGAAGACAGATGCAACCTATGTGAGAGGAGGATCTACAACGGAAAGCGGGACAGAAGGAAGAAAATATGTCCTTGATCCTCTATACAATGTTTCTGTCATTCCTGGAATTACAGCTTTAAGAAGAACCAAATACATGGAAGAGGACGAGGAGGTTTCTGAGTTAGACGTATCTCTAGCTTATGTTGCTGACATATATAGAGAAAATCCCTCCTGTATGACAACTTTATTGATTAACAAAGAGACATGGACAGTAGATGTTTCTAATCTATCGAAACATGCTTTCCTCGTCCAAGCTGATTCAAAAACACGCCTTTCCCCTAGATGGTGGGTTATGGCCAACTACGCCTTTGAACTCCGAAGTTCTTCTCGATCACATAATGTGTATGCAGGCAGTAAAATTAGCTTTTAA
- a CDS encoding DUF378 domain-containing protein codes for MLGKLFRGLSSLIVILSALNMGLIGITNNKYDLMTTLFGASGSLRLAYTIVGVAGAISLFYMGRSCCKSHHKGSCSAHHDKKD; via the coding sequence ATGTTAGGCAAGCTATTCCGAGGGCTATCGTCTCTCATTGTGATCCTTTCGGCCTTAAATATGGGTTTGATCGGAATTACCAATAACAAATATGACCTTATGACAACATTGTTCGGAGCCTCAGGATCTTTGCGCCTCGCTTACACCATCGTCGGAGTTGCTGGAGCTATCTCTTTGTTCTACATGGGTCGTTCATGCTGCAAATCCCATCACAAAGGCTCTTGCAGTGCTCATCATGATAAAAAAGACTAA
- a CDS encoding autotransporter outer membrane beta-barrel domain-containing protein, translating to MPFSIKRFSSVYALGMFCSFQAFGDPLPLSEQKFPLYVTGDGNFFLSENTTILNVDASLSSTALLGASGNLSIDGRDRSLFINGCQGAQSGVPLILAGNPPSAAQQRQQQQQPASTSLLISLTNFHTFSFLNNSSFSSEGTISAGRILWNNNKNIIISKNTSIATQSPGGGAAAATAETSSTSPSEGTVKAKESIVITNTSDTVYFSENSSNYGGAIRMEEKSSEQTEENLSTNGVTLISNNPGSVTFDGNKASSSGGAIFGGSLFFTSNKGSIQFLKNSCIGSPNTEALLGSGGAVSLPKGLAAFQGNSGAIVFNKNTATGDGGAIYAETFQASGNTGTMLFADNSASKKGGAIRAKIVSIDADSNVIFSNNKATEDGGAIFVDSIPSSEAAAPATTTTNGITLPDPSLSLFAKSGNIVFIGNTGKSGTRNAIALGNSASLKKLSANAGYTIAFYDPITEAIQEPPAPVTTNTGTTPTLTFNEGTSGKILFSGKFAPRTPPTESLTRELSLANEKDVQSKINAAVTLAGGILEITDGASLEVSSFTQSGGHLVLGSGSTLKASSPSTLTKVFIDLSSFPKTDSSPAHIDFSTPQNAITTLETDAKLLFSEKNPISTQEIAPSLPSTLESTEHPSGSAATLDMPLEGDRPSTLESMHPEHPEGGIATLEATDSTHESAVLTQPTPRTFSVSGVSVVDTEGSNYYDKAWETPHTVEVLKVSGTTTPEINGEFGEAQTRSGSDYGYHGTWTFSDGSETALQRNGNEKTISAKWAPSGTFFLPYNRRGEIVANTLWSTLSTVDAFATTAYESPFEAYEGKRLVAEGIGSFLVGKTEKDSERDGFRFEGGGYGVCFGSSRNGFSSGIALGQIFGKTRSKLYHAKSTENAFLGSFYAAAPIRFLFRELETIASFVLGYGFVENTLKTEYPENSVFTAMKTSTGKWDNRGAILRIRFTNRLPEKHFNSITPFSGLRQLAFFFGPELSGVRQSSFTERGAPARAFERGKGFIISLPVGFAYQAHFHVGNNATHIRTSCMYKPDIYRDNPHIRLVLIENSREYRVDGAQLARNAFRLDAQGATKLSNHYEFTAGYSFEGRSSVFMHRASVTLGKIF from the coding sequence ATGCCCTTCTCCATAAAAAGATTCTCTTCCGTATATGCTTTGGGAATGTTTTGTAGTTTCCAAGCCTTTGGAGATCCTTTACCTCTCTCTGAGCAAAAATTCCCTCTTTATGTAACGGGAGATGGAAATTTCTTTTTATCCGAGAATACTACTATTTTAAATGTTGATGCATCCCTAAGCTCGACGGCTCTTTTAGGAGCCTCAGGGAACCTTTCCATTGACGGACGCGATCGCTCCCTGTTCATAAATGGATGTCAGGGAGCTCAAAGTGGTGTACCTTTAATTCTAGCGGGAAATCCCCCCTCCGCAGCACAACAACGACAACAACAACAACAACCAGCTTCTACATCCCTCTTAATTTCTCTAACAAACTTCCATACCTTCTCCTTTTTAAATAACTCCTCATTTTCGTCCGAAGGGACTATCAGCGCAGGAAGAATTCTTTGGAATAATAATAAGAACATCATCATATCCAAAAATACCTCTATAGCAACTCAATCTCCAGGAGGAGGAGCAGCAGCAGCAACTGCGGAAACCTCTAGCACCTCTCCTTCTGAAGGAACAGTCAAAGCTAAGGAAAGCATTGTAATCACTAATACTTCGGATACGGTATATTTCAGCGAAAACTCCTCAAATTACGGAGGAGCTATCCGTATGGAAGAAAAATCCTCAGAACAAACAGAAGAAAACCTCTCTACTAATGGCGTAACTCTAATTAGTAACAATCCTGGATCAGTTACTTTTGACGGAAATAAGGCATCCTCTTCAGGAGGAGCTATCTTTGGAGGATCTCTTTTCTTCACATCCAACAAGGGATCCATACAATTTCTTAAAAATTCTTGCATTGGATCTCCAAATACAGAAGCTCTTTTAGGATCAGGAGGAGCTGTTTCTCTACCCAAGGGGCTAGCTGCTTTTCAAGGTAATAGTGGAGCTATAGTCTTTAATAAAAATACAGCAACGGGAGATGGCGGAGCTATCTATGCGGAGACATTCCAAGCATCAGGAAACACTGGAACCATGTTGTTTGCAGACAACTCTGCATCAAAAAAAGGCGGCGCTATACGAGCAAAAATAGTTTCTATAGACGCTGATAGTAACGTAATATTTTCCAATAATAAGGCTACAGAAGATGGTGGGGCTATCTTCGTTGACTCTATTCCTTCTAGTGAAGCAGCTGCTCCTGCAACTACAACAACTAACGGAATAACGCTTCCTGATCCTTCTCTTTCTCTATTTGCCAAATCTGGAAATATTGTCTTTATAGGAAATACAGGGAAAAGTGGAACCAGAAATGCCATTGCTCTAGGAAACTCCGCCTCCCTTAAAAAACTTTCTGCCAATGCTGGCTATACCATTGCTTTCTATGATCCTATTACTGAGGCTATACAAGAGCCTCCAGCACCAGTCACTACTAATACAGGAACTACTCCAACTTTAACATTTAATGAAGGAACTTCTGGAAAAATCTTATTCTCAGGGAAATTTGCTCCCAGAACTCCTCCAACGGAATCTTTAACAAGAGAACTCTCTTTAGCAAATGAGAAAGATGTTCAATCCAAAATCAATGCAGCAGTGACGCTAGCTGGAGGAATTTTGGAAATTACAGACGGAGCCTCCCTAGAAGTCTCCTCCTTTACTCAATCTGGCGGACATTTAGTTTTGGGCTCTGGATCTACACTCAAAGCTTCTTCGCCATCCACTTTAACTAAAGTATTTATAGATTTATCCTCTTTCCCTAAAACAGATTCGTCTCCAGCACACATAGATTTCTCAACTCCCCAAAATGCAATAACAACCTTAGAAACCGATGCAAAATTGCTTTTTTCTGAAAAAAATCCAATCTCAACACAAGAGATCGCTCCCTCCCTACCATCAACATTGGAATCTACGGAACACCCTTCGGGTTCAGCAGCGACCCTAGATATGCCCTTAGAAGGCGATAGACCTTCCACTCTAGAATCTATGCATCCTGAACATCCCGAAGGAGGTATAGCAACTCTAGAAGCAACAGATTCTACTCACGAAAGTGCTGTCCTAACACAACCAACACCAAGGACATTCTCTGTCAGTGGAGTCAGCGTTGTCGATACAGAAGGATCTAATTATTACGACAAAGCTTGGGAAACTCCTCACACCGTAGAAGTATTGAAAGTATCCGGCACAACTACTCCAGAAATAAATGGAGAGTTCGGCGAGGCACAGACTCGATCAGGATCTGATTACGGCTACCATGGAACCTGGACCTTTTCTGACGGCTCTGAAACAGCTTTACAAAGAAATGGAAATGAAAAAACCATATCAGCCAAATGGGCCCCTAGCGGCACCTTCTTCCTCCCCTACAACCGAAGAGGAGAGATTGTTGCTAATACTTTATGGAGCACATTATCCACAGTAGATGCGTTTGCTACCACAGCCTACGAAAGCCCCTTCGAAGCTTACGAAGGAAAAAGGCTTGTTGCCGAAGGAATAGGATCCTTCCTTGTAGGTAAAACTGAGAAGGATAGTGAACGTGATGGATTCCGTTTTGAAGGAGGTGGATACGGAGTATGCTTTGGCTCCAGTCGCAATGGATTCTCTTCAGGAATTGCTTTAGGACAAATTTTTGGGAAAACAAGAAGTAAGCTGTATCATGCTAAGAGTACAGAAAATGCTTTCCTGGGTTCTTTTTACGCTGCCGCTCCTATACGCTTCTTGTTTAGAGAACTTGAAACTATTGCTTCTTTCGTTTTGGGTTATGGGTTTGTTGAGAACACATTAAAAACTGAGTACCCAGAGAATTCCGTTTTCACTGCAATGAAAACTTCCACGGGAAAGTGGGATAACCGAGGCGCCATCTTGCGTATCCGATTCACCAACCGTCTACCTGAAAAACATTTTAATTCCATTACTCCTTTTTCTGGTTTGAGACAACTGGCATTCTTCTTTGGACCAGAGCTTTCAGGCGTTCGTCAATCCTCCTTTACGGAGCGAGGAGCTCCTGCTAGAGCTTTTGAAAGAGGTAAAGGATTCATCATCTCCCTACCTGTAGGCTTTGCCTATCAAGCACACTTCCATGTAGGGAACAACGCTACTCACATTCGCACATCCTGCATGTACAAACCGGATATTTATCGAGATAACCCGCACATTCGTTTGGTGCTGATAGAAAACTCTAGGGAATACAGAGTGGATGGCGCTCAGCTTGCTCGCAATGCTTTCCGTCTGGATGCCCAGGGAGCAACAAAACTCAGTAATCATTACGAATTTACTGCAGGATACAGCTTCGAAGGCCGCTCGTCAGTTTTCATGCACCGGGCATCTGTAACGCTAGGTAAAATTTTCTAA